GACTTCAAGCTTGCTCTCATTACTGGGCTGCTCCTGTCGTGATATGTTGCGGCGCGGGGAACTTTTGCACGGCGCCGCCCTCCGCTTCGTAGGTCTGGACACCGATGGCTCCGGCTACGTTGAAGCCGTGGCCTGCAAGCAGGTCTGCGGCTACGCCGGCGCGGGCTGCATGATTGGAGATGGTGACGATGACCTTGTCCCTGGGAATCTCATCGAGATGATTCTTGAGGTCGGCAATCTGGACGTTCAGATAGACTGCGAAGCCGCCAATGGCCGATATCTCGTCTGGCCTGCGGACATCGATCAGGAGAAGGTGATCGGGGTGCTGAAGCAGTGTGTCAAACTCTGCACGTGTAAGCTTCTTCGCCTTGGATTCGATAGACGCGGCGTGTTGGACTACAGGTGCCTGC
This Granulicella aggregans DNA region includes the following protein-coding sequences:
- a CDS encoding rhodanese-like domain-containing protein; amino-acid sequence: MKRIILAALLSTTAFAQQAPVVQHAASIESKAKKLTRAEFDTLLQHPDHLLLIDVRRPDEISAIGGFAVYLNVQIADLKNHLDEIPRDKVIVTISNHAARAGVAADLLAGHGFNVAGAIGVQTYEAEGGAVQKFPAPQHITTGAAQ